One segment of Anomalospiza imberbis isolate Cuckoo-Finch-1a 21T00152 chromosome 2, ASM3175350v1, whole genome shotgun sequence DNA contains the following:
- the CGGBP1 gene encoding CGG triplet repeat-binding protein 1, whose protein sequence is MERFGVKSAPSRNRSKTALYVTPQDRVTEFGSELHEDGGKLFCTSCNVVLNHVRKSAINDHLKSKTHTKRKAEFEEQNIRKKQRTLTASLQCNSTAQTEKSSVIQDFVKMCLEANIPLEKADHPSVRAFLSRYVKNGSSIPKSEQLRKAYLPDGYDNENQLINTEDR, encoded by the coding sequence ATGGAGCGGTTCGGGGTGAAGTCAGCGCCGTCGCGGAACCGCTCCAAGACCGCTCTGTACGTGACCCCCCAGGACCGCGTGACGGAGTTCGGCAGCGAGCTGCACGAGGACGGCGGGAAGCTCTTCTGCACCTCCTGCAACGTGGTGCTGAACCATGTCCGCAAGTCTGCCATCAACGACCACCTCAAGTCCAAAACGCACACCAAGAGGAAGGCGGAGTTCGAGGAGCAGAACATCAGGAAGAAGCAAAGGACTCTGACTGCCTCCCTGCAGTGCAATAGCACTGcccagacagagaaaagcagCGTGATCCAGGACTTTGTGAAAATGTGCCTGGAAGCCAATATCCCCCTGGAGAAGGCCGATCACCCCTCTGTGCGAGCCTTCCTGTCCCGCTACGTCAAGAACGGCAGCTCCATACCCAAGTCGGAGCAGCTAAGGAAAGCCTATCTGCCTGATGGCTATGACAATGAGAACCAGCTCATCAACACTGAAGACCGTTGA